A DNA window from Leopardus geoffroyi isolate Oge1 chromosome A1, O.geoffroyi_Oge1_pat1.0, whole genome shotgun sequence contains the following coding sequences:
- the GUK1 gene encoding guanylate kinase isoform X2: MRRGREGEQPDTPPQGMSGPRPVVLSGPSGAGKSTLLKRLLQEHGSIFGFSVSHTTRDPRPGEENGKDYYFVTREMMQRDIAAGDFIEHAEFSGNLYGTSKAAVRAVQAMNRICVLDVDLQGVRNIKKTDLRPIYIFVQPPSLDVLEQRLRQRNTETEESLAKRLAAARVDMESCKEQGLFDLIIINDNLDKAYQALEEALSEEIKKAQRTSHS, translated from the exons atgcggaggggcagagagggggagcagCCTGACACCCCTCCCCAAG GAATGTCAGGACCAAGGCCTGTCGTCCTGAGTGGACCATCAGGGGCGGGGAAGAGCACCCTGCTGAAGAGACTCCTGCAGGAACATGGCAGCATCTTCGGCTTCAGCGTGTCCC ACACTACGAGGGATCCACGGCCTGGAGAAGAGAATGGGAAAG ATTACTATTTTGTGACCAGGGAGATGATGCAGCGGGACATTGCGGCTGGTGACTTCATTGAGCACGCGGAGTTCTCGGGGAACCTGTACGGGACCAG CAAAGCAGCGGTGCGGGCCGTGCAGGCCATGAACCGCATCTGCGTGCTGGACGTGGACCTGCAAGGCGTGCGTAACATCAAGAAGACCGATCTGCGGCCCATCTACATCTTTGTGCAGCCGCCCTCGCTGGACgtcctg GAGCAGCGGCTGCGGCAGCGGAACACAGAGACTGAGGAGAGCCTGGCTAAGCGGCTGGCTGCTGCTCGTGTTGACATGGAGAGCT gcaagGAGCAGGGCCTGTTTGACCTGATCATCATCAATGACAACCTGGACAAGGCCTATCAGGCCCTGGAGGAGGCACTGTCCGAG GAAATCAAGAAGGCCCAAAGGACCAGCCACTCCTGA
- the MRPL55 gene encoding 39S ribosomal protein L55, mitochondrial isoform X2: protein MYHRGPPGRMATMGSLLGLLRQHVLMGAAPACRHLHLSSQIADSNRASLTRVRRQAYARLYPVLLVKQDGSTIHIRYREPRRMLEMPVDLDALSPEERRARFRKRMAQLTEQKQQEPELGDDFDVERYKQFWTKK from the exons ATGTACCACAGGGGCCCCCCGGGAAGAATGGCCACCATGGGCAGTCTGCTTGG CCTACTGCGGCAGCACGTGCTGATGGGGGCTGCCCCTGCGTGTCGCCACCTGCACCTGTCCTCCCAGATCGCTGACAGCAACAGGGCCTCACTCACGCGAGTGCGCCGGCAAGCCTATGCGCGCCTCTACCCCGTGCTCCTGGTCAAGCAGGATGGCTCCACCATCCACATCCGCTATCGGGAGCCACGGCGAATGCTTGAG ATGCCTGTGGATCTGGACGCCCTGtccccagaggagaggagggccCGGTTCCGGAAACGCATGGCCCAGCTCACAGAGCAAAAGCAGCAGGAGCCAGAGCTGGGCGACGACTTTGATGTGGAGCGGTACAAGCAGTTTTGGACCAAAAAGTGA
- the MRPL55 gene encoding 39S ribosomal protein L55, mitochondrial isoform X1: MGPPSQRVYLKSMYKYIQMICLLRQHVLMGAAPACRHLHLSSQIADSNRASLTRVRRQAYARLYPVLLVKQDGSTIHIRYREPRRMLEMPVDLDALSPEERRARFRKRMAQLTEQKQQEPELGDDFDVERYKQFWTKK; encoded by the exons ATGGGGCCGCCTAGCCAGCGTGTTTATCTGAAGAGTATGTACAAGTACATACAGATGATATG CCTACTGCGGCAGCACGTGCTGATGGGGGCTGCCCCTGCGTGTCGCCACCTGCACCTGTCCTCCCAGATCGCTGACAGCAACAGGGCCTCACTCACGCGAGTGCGCCGGCAAGCCTATGCGCGCCTCTACCCCGTGCTCCTGGTCAAGCAGGATGGCTCCACCATCCACATCCGCTATCGGGAGCCACGGCGAATGCTTGAG ATGCCTGTGGATCTGGACGCCCTGtccccagaggagaggagggccCGGTTCCGGAAACGCATGGCCCAGCTCACAGAGCAAAAGCAGCAGGAGCCAGAGCTGGGCGACGACTTTGATGTGGAGCGGTACAAGCAGTTTTGGACCAAAAAGTGA
- the GUK1 gene encoding guanylate kinase isoform X3, with protein MSGPRPVVLSGPSGAGKSTLLKRLLQEHGSIFGFSVSHTTRDPRPGEENGKDYYFVTREMMQRDIAAGDFIEHAEFSGNLYGTSKAAVRAVQAMNRICVLDVDLQGVRNIKKTDLRPIYIFVQPPSLDVLEQRLRQRNTETEESLAKRLAAARVDMESCKEQGLFDLIIINDNLDKAYQALEEALSEEIKKAQRTSHS; from the exons ATGTCAGGACCAAGGCCTGTCGTCCTGAGTGGACCATCAGGGGCGGGGAAGAGCACCCTGCTGAAGAGACTCCTGCAGGAACATGGCAGCATCTTCGGCTTCAGCGTGTCCC ACACTACGAGGGATCCACGGCCTGGAGAAGAGAATGGGAAAG ATTACTATTTTGTGACCAGGGAGATGATGCAGCGGGACATTGCGGCTGGTGACTTCATTGAGCACGCGGAGTTCTCGGGGAACCTGTACGGGACCAG CAAAGCAGCGGTGCGGGCCGTGCAGGCCATGAACCGCATCTGCGTGCTGGACGTGGACCTGCAAGGCGTGCGTAACATCAAGAAGACCGATCTGCGGCCCATCTACATCTTTGTGCAGCCGCCCTCGCTGGACgtcctg GAGCAGCGGCTGCGGCAGCGGAACACAGAGACTGAGGAGAGCCTGGCTAAGCGGCTGGCTGCTGCTCGTGTTGACATGGAGAGCT gcaagGAGCAGGGCCTGTTTGACCTGATCATCATCAATGACAACCTGGACAAGGCCTATCAGGCCCTGGAGGAGGCACTGTCCGAG GAAATCAAGAAGGCCCAAAGGACCAGCCACTCCTGA
- the GJC2 gene encoding gap junction gamma-2 protein isoform X1, translating into MCTHERARVSVGPCALLYAHVCLSACVAVHLRSACACVALRGAAHRCEERGSLPQEPRLPPLPAPTHGERPQLHKVELPRSPCPPASAAPSHTCPRCLPCPFQREETRSIRHPGVSCPQTTQQQVPPPAPMTNMSWSFLTRLLEEIHNHSTFVGKVWLTVLVVFRIVLTAVGGESIYSDEQTKFTCNTRQPGCDNVCYDAFAPLSHVRFWVFQIVVISTPSVMYLGYAVHRLARASEEERRRAPRRRPTRAPLPLPLPPHPGWPDSAGLGEEEPMLGGLGEEDEESGAPEGLGEEAEAEDAGAAKGAGGDAKAAGAPGPARQHDGRRRIQREGLMRVYVAQLVARAAFEVAFLVGQYLLYGFEVRPFFPCSRQPCPHVVDCFVSRPTEKTIFLLVMYVVSCLCLLLNLCEMAHLGLGSAQDAVRGRRPPPGAPGPAPRPPPCALPAAPTGLACPPDYSLVVRAAERARSHDRDLASLALQALRDGHALEDRESPPCPGLPAAARGPQRSGAPASGSGSATSGGTGQGRPGAKPRAGSEKGSASSREGKTTVWI; encoded by the exons ATGTGCACACATGAGCGTGCACGTGTGTCTGTGGGTCCATGTGCCCTgctgtatgcacatgtgtgtctgAGTGCATGTGTGGCTGTGCATTTGAGAAGTgcgtgtgcctgtgtggctctgaGGGGCGCTGCACACAGATGTGAGGAAAGAGGGTCACTTCCCCAGGAACCCAGGctgccccctcttcctgcccccacccacggGGAGAGGCCCCAGCTGCATAAAGTGGAGCTTCCCCGGAGCCCCTGCCCGCCTGCCTCTGCTGCGCCATCCCACACCTGCCCACGCTGCCTCCCGTGCCCATTCCAGAGGGAGGAGACCAGAAGCATTAGGCACCCTGGGGTCTCCTGTCCCCAAACTACTCAGCAGCAG gtcccaccccccgcccctatGACCAACATGAGCTGGAGTTTCCTGACGCGACTGCTGGAGGAGATCCACAACCACTCCACGTTCGTGGGCAAAGTGTGGCTCACGGTGCTGGTGGTCTTCCGCATCGTGCTCACGGCCGTGGGCGGCGAGTCCATCTACTCCGACGAGCAGACCAAGTTCACGTGCAACACGCGCCAGCCGGGCTGCGACAACGTGTGCTACGACGCGTTCGCGCCCCTGTCCCACGTGCGTTTCTGGGTCTTCCAGATCGTCGTCATCTCCACGCCCTCCGTCATGTACTTGGGGTACGCCGTGCACCGCCTGGCCCGCGCCTCCGAGGAGGAACGCCGCCGCGCGCCCCGCCGCCGTCCGACCCGCGCGCCCCTGCCgctgcccctgcctccccaccccggcTGGCCCGACTCCGCCGGCCTGGGCGAGGAGGAGCCCATGCTGGGGGGCCTGGGCGAGGAGGACGAGGAGTCGGGGGCGCCCGAAGGCCTGGGCGAGGAGGCCGAGGCCGAGGACGCGGGCGCGGCCAAGGGCGCAGGCGGAGACGCCAAGGCGGCGGGGGCCCCGGGTCCCGCCCGGCAGCACGACGGGCGGCGGCGCATCCAGCGCGAGGGCCTGATGCGCGTGTACGTGGCCCAGCTGGTGGCGCGGGCTGCCTTCGAGGTGGCCTTCCTGGTGGGCCAGTACCTGTTGTACGGCTTCGAGGTGCGGCCTTTCTTCCCGTGCAGCCGCCAGCCCTGCCCGCACGTGGTGGACTGCTTCGTGTCTCGGCCCACCGAGAAGACCATCTTCCTGCTGGTCATGTACGTGGTCAGCTGCCTCTGCCTGCTGCTCAACCTGTGCGAGATGGCGCACCTCGGCCTGGGCAGCGCGCAGGACGCGGTGCGCGGCCGCCGGCCCCCGCCCGgcgcccccggccccgcgccgCGCCCGCCGCCCTGCGCGCTGCCCGCCGCGCCCACCGGCCTGGCTTGCCCGCCCGACTACAGCCTGGTGGTGCGCGCGGCCGAGCGCGCGCGCTCCCACGACCGGGACCTGGCGAGCCTGGCGCTGCAGGCGCTGCGGGACGGGCACGCGTTGGAGGACCGCGAGAGCCCGCCGTGCCCCGGCCTCCCCGCGGCCGCCCGGGGGCCCCAGCGGTCCGGCGCCCCCGCCTCCGGGTCGGGCAGCGCCACGTCGGGGGGCACGGGCCAGGGCAGGCCGGGCGCCAAGCCCAGGGCGGGCTCAGAGAAGGGCAGTGccagcagcagggaggggaagaccACCGTGTGGATCTGA
- the GUK1 gene encoding guanylate kinase isoform X1 has translation MLRRPLAGLAAAALGRVPSDGMSGPRPVVLSGPSGAGKSTLLKRLLQEHGSIFGFSVSHTTRDPRPGEENGKDYYFVTREMMQRDIAAGDFIEHAEFSGNLYGTSKAAVRAVQAMNRICVLDVDLQGVRNIKKTDLRPIYIFVQPPSLDVLEQRLRQRNTETEESLAKRLAAARVDMESCKEQGLFDLIIINDNLDKAYQALEEALSEEIKKAQRTSHS, from the exons ATGCTGCGACGCCCGCTGGCCGGGCTGGCGGCGGCCGCCTTGGGCCGGGTCCCCTCGGACG GAATGTCAGGACCAAGGCCTGTCGTCCTGAGTGGACCATCAGGGGCGGGGAAGAGCACCCTGCTGAAGAGACTCCTGCAGGAACATGGCAGCATCTTCGGCTTCAGCGTGTCCC ACACTACGAGGGATCCACGGCCTGGAGAAGAGAATGGGAAAG ATTACTATTTTGTGACCAGGGAGATGATGCAGCGGGACATTGCGGCTGGTGACTTCATTGAGCACGCGGAGTTCTCGGGGAACCTGTACGGGACCAG CAAAGCAGCGGTGCGGGCCGTGCAGGCCATGAACCGCATCTGCGTGCTGGACGTGGACCTGCAAGGCGTGCGTAACATCAAGAAGACCGATCTGCGGCCCATCTACATCTTTGTGCAGCCGCCCTCGCTGGACgtcctg GAGCAGCGGCTGCGGCAGCGGAACACAGAGACTGAGGAGAGCCTGGCTAAGCGGCTGGCTGCTGCTCGTGTTGACATGGAGAGCT gcaagGAGCAGGGCCTGTTTGACCTGATCATCATCAATGACAACCTGGACAAGGCCTATCAGGCCCTGGAGGAGGCACTGTCCGAG GAAATCAAGAAGGCCCAAAGGACCAGCCACTCCTGA
- the GJC2 gene encoding gap junction gamma-2 protein isoform X2 — MTNMSWSFLTRLLEEIHNHSTFVGKVWLTVLVVFRIVLTAVGGESIYSDEQTKFTCNTRQPGCDNVCYDAFAPLSHVRFWVFQIVVISTPSVMYLGYAVHRLARASEEERRRAPRRRPTRAPLPLPLPPHPGWPDSAGLGEEEPMLGGLGEEDEESGAPEGLGEEAEAEDAGAAKGAGGDAKAAGAPGPARQHDGRRRIQREGLMRVYVAQLVARAAFEVAFLVGQYLLYGFEVRPFFPCSRQPCPHVVDCFVSRPTEKTIFLLVMYVVSCLCLLLNLCEMAHLGLGSAQDAVRGRRPPPGAPGPAPRPPPCALPAAPTGLACPPDYSLVVRAAERARSHDRDLASLALQALRDGHALEDRESPPCPGLPAAARGPQRSGAPASGSGSATSGGTGQGRPGAKPRAGSEKGSASSREGKTTVWI; from the coding sequence atGACCAACATGAGCTGGAGTTTCCTGACGCGACTGCTGGAGGAGATCCACAACCACTCCACGTTCGTGGGCAAAGTGTGGCTCACGGTGCTGGTGGTCTTCCGCATCGTGCTCACGGCCGTGGGCGGCGAGTCCATCTACTCCGACGAGCAGACCAAGTTCACGTGCAACACGCGCCAGCCGGGCTGCGACAACGTGTGCTACGACGCGTTCGCGCCCCTGTCCCACGTGCGTTTCTGGGTCTTCCAGATCGTCGTCATCTCCACGCCCTCCGTCATGTACTTGGGGTACGCCGTGCACCGCCTGGCCCGCGCCTCCGAGGAGGAACGCCGCCGCGCGCCCCGCCGCCGTCCGACCCGCGCGCCCCTGCCgctgcccctgcctccccaccccggcTGGCCCGACTCCGCCGGCCTGGGCGAGGAGGAGCCCATGCTGGGGGGCCTGGGCGAGGAGGACGAGGAGTCGGGGGCGCCCGAAGGCCTGGGCGAGGAGGCCGAGGCCGAGGACGCGGGCGCGGCCAAGGGCGCAGGCGGAGACGCCAAGGCGGCGGGGGCCCCGGGTCCCGCCCGGCAGCACGACGGGCGGCGGCGCATCCAGCGCGAGGGCCTGATGCGCGTGTACGTGGCCCAGCTGGTGGCGCGGGCTGCCTTCGAGGTGGCCTTCCTGGTGGGCCAGTACCTGTTGTACGGCTTCGAGGTGCGGCCTTTCTTCCCGTGCAGCCGCCAGCCCTGCCCGCACGTGGTGGACTGCTTCGTGTCTCGGCCCACCGAGAAGACCATCTTCCTGCTGGTCATGTACGTGGTCAGCTGCCTCTGCCTGCTGCTCAACCTGTGCGAGATGGCGCACCTCGGCCTGGGCAGCGCGCAGGACGCGGTGCGCGGCCGCCGGCCCCCGCCCGgcgcccccggccccgcgccgCGCCCGCCGCCCTGCGCGCTGCCCGCCGCGCCCACCGGCCTGGCTTGCCCGCCCGACTACAGCCTGGTGGTGCGCGCGGCCGAGCGCGCGCGCTCCCACGACCGGGACCTGGCGAGCCTGGCGCTGCAGGCGCTGCGGGACGGGCACGCGTTGGAGGACCGCGAGAGCCCGCCGTGCCCCGGCCTCCCCGCGGCCGCCCGGGGGCCCCAGCGGTCCGGCGCCCCCGCCTCCGGGTCGGGCAGCGCCACGTCGGGGGGCACGGGCCAGGGCAGGCCGGGCGCCAAGCCCAGGGCGGGCTCAGAGAAGGGCAGTGccagcagcagggaggggaagaccACCGTGTGGATCTGA